One window of the Hippoglossus hippoglossus isolate fHipHip1 chromosome 9, fHipHip1.pri, whole genome shotgun sequence genome contains the following:
- the rgmb gene encoding RGM domain family member B has translation MGRAGCCCRGAERLASPSLVRRFRPLLLLVIALCCGAQIGQCQVATPQCRIQKCTTDFVSLTSHLTPAVDGFHIEFCKALRAYSACTQRTAKSCRGNLVFHSAVLGISDLMSQRNCSRDGPTSSTHPEVHLEPCSYHSRTQHAHTHSHVHAHSHAHTHGHSLPVYLFCGLFGDPHLRTFKDSFQTCKVEGAWPLIDNDYLSVQVTNVPVVPGSSATATNKITVIFKPYDGCTDQRVYQAITDNLPAAFDDGTVSSGEPIHSLAGADGASGKVRALWISERTPGHHIELHAGYIGVTVIVRQMGRYLTLAVRIPEELAQAYDATQDLQLCLNGCPSGERIDQAGHLPLPISPTALGLQLQQLRRPSYSSQIQASPYGPPQVFSVEGAKERCREKLEEQDIYFHSCVFDLLTTGDANFTVAAFSAQKDMESLHPHRDRWRIYPRGSATSTLHSDFPPIKRLTLLLLCALSVAFTY, from the exons ATGGGGAGAGCCGGATGCTGTTGCCGCGGGGCTGAGCGCCTCGCCTCCCCGTCTCTGGTGCGCCGTTTCcggccactgctgctgctggtcatCGCTCTGTGCTGCGGTGCTCAGATAG GTCAGTGTCAAGTGGCCACCCCTCAGTGTCGCATCCAGAAGTGCACCACCGACTTCGTCTCCCTGACCTCCCACCTGACTCCGGCTGTGGATGGCTTTCACATTGAATTCTGCAAGGCTTTACGCGCGTACTCAGCCTGCACCCAGAGGACGGCCAAGTCCTGCCGGGGAAACCTGGTCTTTCACTCGGCCGTGCTGGGCATCTCAGACCTCATGAGCCAGAGGAACTGCTCCAGAGACGGGCCCACTTCCTCCACACACCCCGAGGTCCACCTGGAGCCCTGCAGCTACCACAGTCGCACCCagcacgcccacacacactcccacgtGCATGCACATTCGCACGCTCACACCCACGGCCACTCTCTGCCTGTGTACCTGTTCTGCGGGCTGTTTGGGGACCCACACCTGAGGACATTTAAGGACAGTTTCCAGACTTGTAAGGTGGAGGGGGCGTGGCCTCTCATCGATAATGACTATCTGTCGGTGCAGGTCACTAATGTTCCCGTGGTTCCTGGGTCCAGCGCCACAGCAACCAATAAG ATAACTGTCATCTTTAAACCCTACGACGGCTGCACAGACCAGAGGGTCTACCAGGCCATCACAGACAACCTCCCCGCTGCCTTCGATGACGGCACAGTGAGCAGTGGAGAACCCATTCACTCTTTAGCTGGTGCAGACGGTGCCAGCGGGAAGGTCCGGGCTCTGTGGATCTCTGAGCGCACCCCGGGCCACCATATAGAGCTGCACGCCGGCTACATCGGTGTGACTGTAATTGTTCGCCAGATGGGCCGCTACCTGACCCTGGCGGTGCGGATCCCGGAGGAGCTGGCTCAGGCCTACGACGCCACCCAGgacctgcagctctgtctgaACGGCTGCCCCAGTGGAGAACGCATCGACCAGGCTGGACACCTCCCCCTGCCCATCTCCCCTACTGCGCTTGgcctgcagcttcagcagctcCGTCGGCCCAGCTACTCCTCACAGATACAAGCGTCCCCCTATGGTCCCCCGCAGGTTTTCAGCGTGGAAGGGGCAAAGGAGCGCTGCagggagaagctggaggagcaggacatTTACTTTCACTCCTGTGTGTTTGATCTCTTGACCACCGGGGATGCTAATTTCACAGTGGCGGCGTTCAGCGCCCAGAAGGACATGGAAAGTCTCCACCCACACCGGGACAGATGGAGGATCTACCCCCGCGGCTCGGCCACCTCAACCCTACACTCTGATTTTCCACCTATCAAGCGGCTcactctgctcctgctgtgtgCTCTAAGTGTGGCGTTCACGTATTAG